From a region of the Chlamydiales bacterium genome:
- the rpsK gene encoding 30S ribosomal protein S11 — MSKQVASTKKPNVKVKRKQARHVPVGVAHVKATFNNTIVVITDPAGSVLSWASAGKVNFSGSRKSSAFAATVAAQDAAKTAMSMGMKEIEVNLKGPGAGRESAVRGLQSSGLLISVIRDKTPVPHNGCRPRKRRRV, encoded by the coding sequence TTGAGCAAGCAAGTAGCTTCGACAAAAAAACCGAATGTAAAGGTTAAAAGAAAACAGGCAAGACACGTGCCTGTGGGTGTTGCTCATGTAAAGGCAACATTTAATAATACAATTGTTGTCATTACAGATCCTGCTGGCAGCGTCTTATCATGGGCTTCTGCTGGTAAAGTGAACTTTTCTGGTTCACGTAAATCTTCTGCCTTTGCAGCGACTGTAGCAGCTCAAGATGCAGCTAAGACGGCTATGTCTATGGGAATGAAAGAAATTGAAGTAAATTTAAAAGGACCTGGAGCTGGTCGTGAGTCGGCTGTGCGCGGACTTCAAAGTTCAGGGCTTTTAATTTCTGTGATACGAGATAAGACACCCGTGCCTCACAATGGTTGCAGGCCACGTAAGCGTAGACGTGTCTAA
- a CDS encoding DNA-directed RNA polymerase subunit alpha has translation MSVLYGKFEMPEKITVEEKKGVSFCRFIAEPFERGFGHTIGNSLRRMLLTSLEAPAIISFYMEGVPHEYMAIDGVVEDVTNIILNIKGALLRRAPSEEHYNFRGHRVVSKILTITAEDLEKKGQVRVTLGDIAGGNSDFDVVNPDHYLFTVTKPMTKRVDFKVAVGRGYVPSERHVILDRITDEIVIDSAFSPVRLVSYYVENTRVGQDTDYDRLILEITTDGRVTAEEALSYATQIGIKHFEVFNKVQKHQLIFEQEEILEDSDRDEILQKLALRIGEIELSVRSTNCLNGAEIEFIGELVVRAESEMLKFRNFGKKSLNEIKAKLMEMGLHLGMDLAKYGITRDNVRDIILAYIQEIQGKEE, from the coding sequence ATGTCGGTTCTTTATGGCAAATTTGAAATGCCAGAAAAAATTACTGTTGAGGAGAAAAAAGGGGTTTCCTTTTGTAGATTTATTGCAGAGCCCTTTGAAAGAGGGTTTGGCCATACTATAGGGAACTCTCTTCGGCGCATGTTGCTTACTTCATTAGAGGCACCCGCAATCATATCTTTTTATATGGAAGGGGTTCCACATGAGTATATGGCAATTGATGGTGTTGTTGAAGATGTGACTAATATCATCCTTAACATTAAAGGTGCTTTGTTGCGTAGAGCTCCTTCAGAAGAGCATTACAATTTTAGGGGTCATAGGGTGGTCTCTAAAATTTTAACGATCACTGCTGAAGATCTTGAGAAAAAAGGACAGGTAAGAGTAACTTTAGGCGATATTGCAGGGGGCAATAGTGATTTTGATGTTGTTAATCCAGATCACTATTTATTTACTGTAACAAAGCCGATGACAAAGCGTGTTGATTTTAAAGTTGCCGTTGGCAGAGGATATGTTCCTTCAGAGCGTCATGTCATTTTAGATAGAATAACAGATGAAATTGTTATCGATTCAGCGTTTTCACCTGTACGCTTAGTAAGTTACTATGTTGAAAACACACGTGTTGGTCAGGATACAGACTACGATCGTTTAATTCTTGAAATTACGACAGATGGTAGAGTAACTGCTGAAGAGGCACTTTCTTATGCAACACAAATTGGTATTAAGCATTTTGAAGTTTTTAATAAAGTACAAAAACATCAGCTTATTTTTGAGCAGGAAGAAATTTTAGAAGATTCAGATAGGGATGAGATCTTACAAAAACTCGCATTACGTATAGGTGAGATTGAATTATCTGTACGTAGCACAAATTGTTTAAATGGTGCTGAGATTGAGTTTATAGGTGAGCTGGTTGTTCGTGCTGAGTCTGAAATGTTAAAGTTTAGAAATTTTGGCAAGAAATCGCTTAATGAAATTAAAGCTAAATTAATGGAAATGGGTTTACATCTCGGTATGGATCTTGCTAAATATGGTATCACTAGAGATAATGTTAGAGATATTATTTTGGCATATATTCAAGAGATTCAAGGTAAGGAAGAATGA
- the rpsM gene encoding 30S ribosomal protein S13 encodes MPRIIGIDIPNDKRLEVSLTYLYGIGRNLSKELISKLGLDPNMRAGKLTDEDVARINGVLQEEYVVEGDLRRQVQNNIKRLISIHSYRGMRHKVGLPVRGQRTKTNARTRKGRRKTVANKKK; translated from the coding sequence ATGCCTAGAATAATAGGAATTGATATTCCAAATGATAAACGATTAGAAGTAAGTCTGACATATCTGTATGGTATTGGGCGTAATCTTTCAAAGGAACTGATTAGTAAGTTAGGGCTTGATCCTAACATGCGTGCTGGAAAGTTGACGGATGAAGATGTTGCTCGAATCAATGGTGTGCTTCAGGAAGAGTATGTTGTAGAAGGCGATTTGCGCAGGCAAGTTCAAAACAATATCAAACGATTAATAAGTATACATTCTTATCGAGGTATGCGTCACAAAGTCGGTTTACCTGTCAGAGGACAGAGAACAAAGACAAACGCAAGAACGAGAAAAGGGCGTCGTAAGACGGTCGCTAATAAGAAGAAATAG